A region from the Candidatus Neptunochlamydia vexilliferae genome encodes:
- a CDS encoding conjugal transfer protein TraD → MGLDLEEEKKKLAAKKSRIEAKEKRLKEKERKVRTRRLIELGGLVSKAGIDELDSNALLGALLEIKEKVQEETLKKWQEKGEAAFEKDKVENGEALIVAFGTEPSKEIKGKLKNLGLRWNRFRKEWQGYAQKALVEKELQGLDVKIEAIDG, encoded by the coding sequence ATGGGATTGGATCTAGAAGAAGAAAAAAAGAAACTAGCTGCAAAGAAGTCAAGAATTGAAGCGAAGGAAAAACGGCTGAAAGAGAAAGAGCGAAAGGTTAGAACCAGGCGCTTGATTGAGCTTGGAGGGTTGGTTTCTAAAGCTGGGATCGATGAGCTCGATAGCAATGCCCTTTTGGGCGCTCTTTTGGAGATTAAGGAGAAGGTTCAAGAAGAGACCTTGAAAAAGTGGCAGGAGAAAGGTGAGGCTGCTTTTGAAAAAGACAAGGTTGAAAATGGGGAGGCGCTGATTGTTGCGTTTGGAACAGAGCCGTCAAAAGAGATCAAAGGCAAGCTGAAAAATCTAGGTCTGAGATGGAATCGCTTTCGCAAGGAATGGCAGGGATATGCTCAAAAAGCACTTGTGGAAAAGGAGCTGCAGGGGCTGGATGTGAAGATCGAGGCGATCGATGGATAG
- a CDS encoding disulfide bond formation protein B — MNRFFVGMLLMSGVALLFSVFGARLLGLVPCSLCKWQRVPFMVLILGASGGLFGFRKRGFFRLVQGALFLGMGLGCIHFLIQMGVFSGFCSSARDFGTPEEFVKGLQRSSCSSISWPVLGVPVSLINGLSLGTVLGLSIYLKRKYHRRRRS; from the coding sequence TTGAACCGCTTTTTTGTGGGGATGTTGCTGATGAGTGGTGTGGCGCTTCTTTTTTCTGTGTTTGGAGCGCGACTTCTGGGCTTAGTCCCCTGCTCTTTATGTAAGTGGCAGAGGGTTCCGTTCATGGTGCTGATTTTGGGGGCTTCTGGTGGGCTGTTTGGTTTCCGCAAGCGGGGCTTTTTTAGACTGGTGCAGGGAGCGCTTTTTTTGGGGATGGGGTTAGGTTGCATCCACTTCTTGATCCAGATGGGGGTTTTTTCGGGTTTTTGCTCTTCGGCTAGGGATTTTGGAACTCCTGAGGAGTTTGTAAAAGGGCTGCAGAGATCAAGCTGTTCTTCGATCAGCTGGCCTGTTTTGGGGGTGCCAGTCTCATTGATCAATGGATTGAGCCTTGGAACGGTTTTGGGGCTTTCGATCTATCTGAAGCGTAAATACCACCGCAGGAGGAGATCATGA
- a CDS encoding IS1096 element passenger TnpR family protein, producing MTANSYGRNFTVKVPLLDLDPPIWRCILVDGATNFQGLQLAMGWENIHLYTFKYWRSTFAGPWIHMLLHVSEKQLLSLP from the coding sequence TTGACAGCTAACAGCTATGGGAGAAATTTTACAGTAAAGGTACCTCTCCTCGATCTTGATCCCCCCATATGGAGATGCATTCTTGTAGATGGAGCCACAAACTTCCAGGGGCTCCAACTCGCCATGGGATGGGAGAATATCCATCTATACACCTTTAAGTACTGGAGAAGCACTTTTGCTGGCCCGTGGATTCACATGTTACTTCATGTGAGCGAAAAGCAATTACTATCCCTTCCGTGA
- a CDS encoding SWIB/MDM2 domain-containing protein, translated as MANTAFMKPRAVSDALSAIVGKGPMPRTQVTKKLWDYIKKNKMQNPKNKRNIIPDEKLAKVLGSKKEISMFEMTKKVSNHLS; from the coding sequence ATGGCAAACACCGCTTTTATGAAACCCAGGGCAGTCAGTGATGCACTCTCAGCAATTGTTGGGAAAGGACCTATGCCTCGCACTCAGGTCACAAAAAAACTTTGGGACTACATCAAAAAAAATAAAATGCAAAACCCAAAAAACAAGCGAAACATCATCCCAGATGAAAAGCTTGCCAAGGTTTTAGGAAGTAAAAAAGAGATTAGCATGTTTGAGATGACAAAAAAGGTCAGCAACCACCTCTCTTGA